The following coding sequences are from one Paenibacillus sp. FSL R5-0912 window:
- a CDS encoding PASTA domain-containing penicillin-binding protein, with product MQSEKWQKEAATQWAHTSTIKAVRGVIEDRNGSVLASDVPAYTVVVDPEVIAEKGIGQEVIQGLHELLGKPVDQLKKLVEAKDDKGNYYKNREIRNEGWKINQELADKVTAFVDKLKKEHDTLETGVGLVREQKRYYPKDSLAAHILGYTDRDGNAVMGLEKYFDKQLSGTDGKLNYQSDGKGIKLPDSQDSYQPVVNGSNYKLTIDSTIQHYIEEAMKKAYAEYKPKSISVIAADPNTMEILGLANMPTFNPNEYYDLNQDAAGFYNHAIMSRFEPGSTFKIVPLAGAVQEKLFNPEETVHSGSIRIKGYSKPIYDMNRAGYGDITLLQGVKRSSNVAFVKIGYELLGQEKLLKYIKDFGFTEKTGIDLPGETTGIVNPNPNRPIENATLAYGHGKLLVTPIQQLTAMAAIANGGKLMVPHVVKEVTDPNTGKTTVTQPEVVRQVISEESARETGSYLEQVVADQVIGTGRHAYIEGYRVAGKTGTAIKPDGKGGYDRDKVLASFLGYAPANNPKIAVFVVIDEPADAAGGGAAAGPIFKEIVSQSLQYMGVPKTVESDNAVGSKTSVKLAADSSELRSTPDLVNKTVKESRQLLLNQGFDFEIVGTGAKVISQYPDKSTKLAAGQRIYLLTQQDEAMTIPDLKGESLRDALEILNLLKVGITVEGEGYVTEQTQTKNNSKTHISLKLSPLNEYGENIPVAVNVDPDAEETAE from the coding sequence ATGCAGAGTGAGAAGTGGCAGAAGGAAGCAGCTACGCAGTGGGCACATACTTCAACCATCAAGGCGGTCCGCGGCGTGATTGAAGACCGTAACGGCAGTGTTCTGGCCAGTGACGTTCCTGCCTATACCGTTGTGGTTGACCCCGAGGTCATTGCGGAGAAGGGGATCGGCCAAGAGGTCATCCAGGGACTGCATGAACTGCTTGGCAAGCCTGTAGATCAGTTGAAGAAGCTGGTAGAGGCCAAAGACGATAAGGGCAATTACTACAAGAACCGGGAGATCCGCAACGAAGGCTGGAAGATTAATCAGGAGCTGGCCGATAAGGTTACGGCTTTTGTGGACAAACTCAAGAAAGAGCATGATACCCTGGAAACGGGCGTAGGCCTCGTGAGAGAGCAGAAGCGTTATTATCCGAAGGATTCGCTGGCTGCGCATATTCTGGGCTACACCGACAGGGACGGCAATGCGGTCATGGGTCTGGAAAAGTACTTCGACAAACAGCTCTCCGGTACGGATGGCAAGCTGAATTATCAGAGTGACGGCAAGGGAATCAAGCTGCCCGATTCACAGGATAGCTACCAGCCTGTAGTGAACGGAAGCAATTACAAGCTGACCATCGACAGCACCATTCAGCATTATATCGAAGAGGCGATGAAGAAGGCTTATGCCGAGTACAAACCGAAGTCGATAAGCGTCATTGCTGCCGATCCGAATACGATGGAAATTCTGGGACTGGCAAATATGCCGACCTTCAATCCAAATGAATATTATGACCTTAATCAGGATGCGGCTGGCTTCTATAACCACGCGATCATGTCGAGGTTTGAGCCGGGCTCCACGTTCAAGATTGTACCGCTGGCCGGAGCCGTTCAGGAGAAGCTGTTTAATCCGGAAGAGACCGTCCATTCGGGCTCTATCCGGATCAAAGGGTACAGCAAACCGATCTATGATATGAATAGAGCCGGTTATGGAGATATCACCCTGCTTCAAGGGGTTAAACGTTCAAGTAACGTAGCCTTTGTCAAGATTGGCTATGAGCTGCTGGGCCAGGAAAAGCTGCTGAAATATATCAAGGATTTCGGCTTTACGGAAAAGACGGGTATTGACCTCCCGGGCGAAACCACCGGTATTGTCAACCCGAATCCGAACAGGCCGATAGAGAATGCTACCTTGGCCTATGGCCATGGCAAGCTGCTGGTTACACCGATTCAGCAGCTCACGGCGATGGCTGCGATTGCGAACGGCGGCAAGCTGATGGTACCGCATGTAGTGAAGGAAGTTACCGATCCTAATACAGGCAAGACTACGGTGACTCAGCCGGAGGTTGTACGGCAGGTGATTTCAGAGGAAAGCGCCCGCGAAACCGGCAGCTACCTCGAGCAGGTCGTGGCAGACCAGGTAATCGGAACCGGACGGCATGCCTATATCGAAGGGTACCGCGTAGCCGGCAAGACCGGGACGGCGATTAAGCCTGACGGCAAGGGCGGGTATGACCGGGATAAAGTACTAGCATCCTTCCTCGGTTACGCTCCGGCCAATAATCCGAAGATCGCGGTATTCGTCGTAATTGATGAGCCTGCGGATGCTGCCGGCGGGGGAGCCGCAGCGGGACCTATTTTCAAAGAGATTGTCTCGCAGTCCCTGCAATATATGGGCGTACCCAAAACAGTTGAATCAGATAACGCAGTGGGAAGCAAAACGTCAGTCAAGCTGGCGGCAGACTCCTCAGAGCTGCGCAGTACACCTGATCTCGTGAACAAAACGGTTAAGGAATCCAGACAGCTGCTCCTTAATCAAGGCTTTGACTTCGAGATTGTCGGTACAGGGGCAAAGGTAATCAGCCAATATCCGGATAAGAGCACAAAACTTGCCGCCGGACAGCGGATTTATCTGCTTACCCAACAGGATGAAGCAATGACCATTCCCGATTTGAAGGGAGAATCTTTGCGCGATGCTCTGGAAATTCTCAATCTGCTCAAAGTAGGGATTACGGTTGAGGGCGAAGGTTATGTCACAGAGCAGACGCAGACCAAGAATAACAGCAAAACGCATATTTCTCTGAAGCTCAGTCCCCTGAATGAATACGGGGAGAATATCCCTGTGGCCGTCAACGTTGACCCCGATGCAGAGGAGACTGCGGAGTAG
- the rsmH gene encoding 16S rRNA (cytosine(1402)-N(4))-methyltransferase RsmH — protein sequence MFHHITVLKEEATEGLHIKKDGIYVDCTLGGAGHSSLIASKLSGEGRLICLDQDDWALNNAKERMAEYGDKVVTVKTNFRDLEQVLKELPFVPQKDGVPQVDGILFDLGVSSPQFDEGERGFSYNHDAPLDMRMDQSAQLTAADIVNTWSEQEIARVLFQYGEEKFSRRIARKIVERREERPVEGTGELAELIKEGIPAAARRTGGHPAKRSFQGLRIAVNDELGAFEDGLHAAVRCLAPEGRVSVITFHSLEDRICKQIFSSYLSRCTCPPDLPYCVCGAKGTLKLINRKPIVPGEEELELNSRARSAKLRIAEKL from the coding sequence TTGTTTCACCACATCACGGTGCTTAAGGAAGAAGCGACAGAAGGGCTGCACATCAAGAAGGATGGTATATATGTGGACTGTACGCTCGGAGGAGCCGGGCACAGTTCGCTTATTGCATCCAAGCTTAGCGGCGAAGGCCGGCTGATCTGTCTGGACCAGGATGACTGGGCATTGAACAATGCCAAAGAGAGAATGGCCGAGTACGGAGACAAAGTGGTTACGGTTAAGACCAACTTCCGTGACCTCGAGCAAGTACTGAAGGAACTGCCTTTTGTTCCGCAAAAGGACGGAGTTCCCCAAGTGGACGGGATTCTGTTCGATCTGGGGGTATCTTCTCCGCAGTTTGACGAAGGGGAGCGGGGGTTCAGCTACAATCACGATGCTCCGCTGGATATGCGGATGGACCAGTCGGCACAGCTGACTGCGGCCGATATCGTCAATACCTGGAGCGAACAGGAAATAGCCCGTGTGCTTTTTCAGTATGGAGAAGAGAAGTTCTCACGGCGGATTGCCCGCAAAATTGTGGAGCGCCGGGAAGAACGCCCGGTGGAAGGTACCGGAGAACTGGCTGAGCTGATTAAAGAGGGCATTCCAGCGGCTGCGCGGAGGACAGGAGGACATCCTGCCAAACGCAGTTTCCAGGGTCTGCGGATTGCTGTCAATGATGAGCTGGGAGCTTTTGAGGATGGACTGCATGCTGCAGTACGCTGCCTTGCACCTGAGGGAAGAGTATCCGTAATTACCTTCCATTCGCTGGAGGACCGGATTTGCAAACAGATTTTCAGCAGCTATTTAAGCAGATGTACCTGTCCGCCTGATCTGCCCTACTGCGTGTGCGGCGCCAAAGGAACCCTGAAACTGATTAACCGCAAGCCCATCGTACCCGGAGAAGAAGAACTGGAGCTGAATTCACGTGCCCGTTCAGCCAAACTGCGCATTGCAGAGAAATTGTAA
- the mraZ gene encoding division/cell wall cluster transcriptional repressor MraZ, whose protein sequence is MFMGEYQHSIDDKGRIIIPAKFRELLGTSFVATRGLDSCLFVYPMEEWGIMEQKLKSLSLMKSDARAFSRFFFSGATECVWDKQGRVNLPGNLRQYAKLDKDCVILGVSNRVEIWNKELWEQYFEQSEESFNEIAEKLVDFNFDL, encoded by the coding sequence ATGTTTATGGGGGAATACCAGCATAGCATTGACGACAAAGGCCGGATCATTATCCCGGCTAAATTCCGTGAATTGCTCGGAACCTCCTTCGTGGCGACCCGTGGCCTCGACTCCTGCCTGTTTGTTTATCCCATGGAAGAATGGGGAATCATGGAGCAAAAGCTTAAAAGCCTATCACTGATGAAATCGGATGCCCGTGCCTTCAGCCGCTTTTTTTTCTCGGGAGCGACCGAATGTGTATGGGACAAGCAAGGCAGGGTGAATCTGCCGGGGAATCTGCGGCAATATGCCAAGCTGGACAAGGACTGTGTTATTCTGGGCGTTTCGAACCGGGTGGAGATCTGGAACAAGGAGCTATGGGAGCAGTACTTCGAACAGTCAGAGGAATCGTTCAACGAGATTGCCGAGAAATTGGTTGATTTCAATTTTGATCTATAA